The following are from one region of the Halogeometricum sp. S3BR5-2 genome:
- a CDS encoding sulfurtransferase TusA family protein: MSTEYTVTETLDVQGESCPMPVVKTKGATDGLSEGDVLEVLATDSGSVSDIAGWAETTDGVELLDQEEDGDVFKHYVRKTE, translated from the coding sequence ATGAGTACGGAATACACTGTCACCGAGACGCTCGACGTACAGGGCGAATCCTGTCCGATGCCGGTCGTGAAGACGAAGGGAGCCACCGACGGTCTGAGCGAGGGCGACGTGCTGGAGGTGCTCGCCACCGATTCCGGCAGCGTGAGCGACATCGCCGGCTGGGCGGAGACGACCGACGGCGTCGAACTCCTTGACCAAGAAGAGGACGGAGACGTGTTCAAACACTACGTGCGCAAGACCGAGTGA
- a CDS encoding DUF6517 family protein, translating to MTSRRVVAAVLAVAMLTTTSGCIGFLTGDEALSFSADPAVVDESAAESAGYSTDGPRTLSVNRTVSAAGQEREVVAENQVTTYRKTLDLGIFEADLGVFTVVSTPAVEIAGQTLNPIGEFSNRRLVSLVQDQYEGLNDVQEVSSQTITVQGQQTEVTKYSGTATVQGQEVDVYVHVTKYRDGDDFVVAIGVYPQRLDGEEANVLSMMRAIEHPA from the coding sequence ATGACCTCCAGACGAGTCGTCGCCGCGGTGCTCGCGGTGGCGATGCTCACGACGACGTCCGGCTGTATCGGATTTCTGACCGGAGATGAAGCGCTGTCGTTCTCCGCCGACCCCGCGGTGGTGGACGAGTCGGCCGCCGAGAGCGCCGGGTATTCGACCGACGGTCCCCGCACCCTCTCGGTCAACCGGACGGTGTCCGCGGCCGGACAGGAGCGGGAAGTGGTCGCGGAGAACCAGGTGACCACGTACCGGAAGACGCTCGACTTGGGCATCTTCGAGGCCGACTTGGGCGTGTTCACCGTCGTCTCGACGCCCGCCGTCGAGATAGCCGGGCAGACGCTGAACCCCATCGGGGAGTTCTCGAACCGGCGACTCGTCTCCCTCGTGCAGGACCAGTACGAAGGGCTGAACGACGTGCAGGAGGTCAGTTCGCAGACGATAACGGTTCAGGGTCAACAGACGGAGGTGACGAAGTACTCCGGAACCGCGACCGTGCAGGGCCAAGAAGTCGACGTGTACGTCCACGTCACGAAGTACCGCGACGGCGATGACTTCGTCGTCGCCATCGGCGTCTACCCGCAGCGACTGGACGGCGAGGAGGCGAACGTGCTGTCGATGATGCGGGCCATCGAACACCCGGCCTGA
- a CDS encoding helix-turn-helix domain-containing protein, producing MPDSMSAQLQQDMECEGLLECFHGLKQLDRDCFEVLVNETKPLTVDEIADAVDRERSTAYRSVQRLLQTGLLQKEQVNYEQGGYYHVYSPTDPTKITNDMQRMLNDWYAMMGQLIQEFETKYERSETTSAAEG from the coding sequence ATGCCAGATTCGATGTCCGCCCAGCTCCAACAGGATATGGAGTGCGAGGGGCTACTCGAGTGTTTCCACGGGCTCAAGCAGTTGGACAGGGACTGCTTCGAGGTACTCGTGAACGAGACGAAGCCGCTCACGGTGGACGAAATCGCGGACGCCGTGGACCGCGAGCGCTCGACCGCGTACCGGTCCGTTCAGCGACTGCTCCAGACGGGGCTCCTCCAGAAAGAGCAGGTCAACTACGAACAGGGCGGGTACTACCACGTCTACTCGCCGACGGACCCCACGAAAATCACGAACGACATGCAGCGGATGCTCAACGACTGGTACGCGATGATGGGTCAACTCATCCAGGAGTTCGAGACCAAGTACGAGCGGTCCGAGACGACGTCCGCCGCCGAAGGATAG
- a CDS encoding SHOCT domain-containing protein: MATSDRRSLTVVVLVVLAALLLWPALMMLGFGGMGMMRYGGYGGMMGPYGASGYGCVGLGVLVAFPLLVLGGGYLLARRLLDEREAGDPALEELRRAYARGELTDEEYETRRTKLRSED, translated from the coding sequence ATGGCGACGTCGGACCGACGCAGTCTGACGGTCGTCGTTCTGGTCGTCCTCGCCGCCCTCCTCCTGTGGCCCGCGCTGATGATGCTGGGATTCGGCGGCATGGGGATGATGCGGTACGGCGGCTACGGCGGGATGATGGGCCCGTACGGCGCGTCCGGCTACGGCTGTGTCGGCCTCGGCGTTCTGGTCGCCTTCCCGCTCCTCGTCCTCGGCGGGGGTTACCTCCTCGCCCGACGGCTACTCGACGAACGCGAGGCCGGCGACCCGGCGCTGGAGGAACTCCGTCGGGCCTACGCTCGCGGCGAACTCACGGACGAGGAGTACGAGACGCGACGGACGAAACTCCGGTCCGAGGACTGA
- a CDS encoding DUF7512 family protein — MSGVEAVSGMEAITTVGLVLAEAVVLYVGYGALGGLVESAVLDALGGD, encoded by the coding sequence ATGTCCGGAGTAGAAGCCGTGAGCGGGATGGAAGCGATAACGACGGTAGGGCTCGTCCTCGCGGAGGCCGTCGTCCTGTACGTGGGGTACGGCGCCCTCGGCGGCCTCGTCGAGTCGGCGGTCCTCGACGCACTCGGAGGTGATTGA
- a CDS encoding MBL fold metallo-hydrolase codes for MDAPEPNAEVESVAPETVKRRIDDGERVAILDVRAESEFEEWRIDGDGVEVVNVPYFELLDGIDDDQLERIPAGDPTIVVCAKGGSSEYVAGHLVEAGVNAANLEGGMKGWARIYDYRELDADTEATIAQYQRPSSGCLAYMVVSDGEAVVVDPLRAFVGEYVADARVMGADIEYAVDTHVHADHVSGVRELAAETGARVVLPESAVERGVEYDTDYETVADGDALSVGAVDIDVLHTPGHTSGMTSYLVDDAVLLTGDGLFTESVARPDLEGADDEAARAAAGELYDTLRSTILPLDDDVLVAPAHFSDVDTSQGDVSGNRTQSDDAATPREDGTYAARLGDLTARMDALSMDRDEFVEFILSDMPPRPSNYEEIIATNLGRRDAGDEEAFELELGPNNCAASGDAMTSD; via the coding sequence ATGGACGCTCCGGAACCGAACGCGGAAGTGGAATCGGTCGCACCCGAGACGGTCAAGCGGCGCATCGACGACGGTGAGCGGGTCGCCATCCTCGACGTGCGCGCCGAGAGCGAGTTCGAGGAGTGGCGCATCGACGGCGACGGCGTCGAAGTCGTCAACGTCCCCTACTTCGAACTCCTCGACGGCATCGACGACGACCAACTCGAACGCATCCCGGCGGGCGACCCGACAATCGTCGTCTGCGCGAAGGGCGGCTCCAGCGAGTACGTCGCGGGCCACCTCGTAGAGGCGGGCGTGAACGCCGCGAACCTCGAAGGCGGCATGAAGGGGTGGGCGCGGATATACGACTACCGCGAACTCGACGCCGACACCGAAGCGACGATAGCCCAGTACCAGCGCCCCTCCAGCGGCTGTCTGGCCTACATGGTCGTCAGCGACGGCGAGGCCGTCGTCGTCGACCCCCTGCGGGCGTTCGTCGGCGAGTACGTCGCCGACGCGCGGGTGATGGGCGCGGACATCGAGTACGCGGTCGACACGCACGTCCACGCCGACCACGTCAGCGGCGTCCGCGAACTCGCCGCCGAGACGGGCGCGCGGGTCGTCCTCCCCGAGTCGGCGGTCGAACGCGGCGTCGAGTACGACACCGACTACGAGACGGTCGCCGACGGCGACGCGCTCTCGGTCGGCGCCGTCGACATCGACGTGCTCCACACCCCCGGCCACACCTCCGGGATGACCTCCTATCTCGTCGACGACGCGGTGCTCCTGACCGGCGACGGCCTGTTCACCGAGAGCGTCGCCCGGCCGGACCTCGAAGGCGCCGACGACGAGGCGGCCCGCGCGGCCGCGGGCGAACTGTACGACACCCTCCGGTCGACGATTCTCCCGCTGGACGACGACGTGCTCGTCGCGCCGGCGCACTTCAGCGACGTCGACACGTCGCAAGGCGACGTGTCGGGCAATCGGACGCAGTCCGATGACGCCGCGACCCCCCGCGAGGACGGCACCTACGCCGCGCGCCTCGGCGACCTGACGGCGCGGATGGACGCGCTGTCGATGGACCGCGACGAGTTCGTCGAGTTCATCCTCTCGGACATGCCGCCGCGCCCCTCGAACTACGAAGAGATCATCGCGACGAACCTCGGTCGGCGGGACGCCGGCGACGAGGAGGCGTTCGAACTCGAACTGGGACCGAACAACTGCGCCGCCAGCGGCGACGCGATGACGAGCGACTGA
- the corA gene encoding magnesium/cobalt transporter CorA, with the protein MIDARVYDVGGVDTREVDSEADLERARDAPGTTWIRVSAATDAEIEAVSRVFAIHPLELEDVRNGVRPKTEEFPDHTFVLVKAASLRRGETTFDEEVRTKSVGLFVGADWVLTLTVEDAAVPAVERVWQSVENREGRILVNGPDFAAYRVIDRVVDDYFALLDDVEDTIEEIEEGVLDGPNEEVLDGLNAVRRDLLSFRKVVWPTREAVSILARGDAAHVREPTEKYYRDVYDHLVEVVDLTETYRDLARGARDIYLSVVSQSTNEVMRRLTVVATIFIPLTFVVGVYGMNFSGAGNMPELTWPYAYPAVMVGMTLVTAVLLLYFDREGWL; encoded by the coding sequence GTGATAGACGCGCGAGTGTACGACGTGGGCGGCGTCGATACCCGCGAAGTCGACTCCGAGGCGGACCTCGAACGGGCGCGCGACGCGCCGGGGACGACGTGGATCCGCGTCAGCGCCGCGACGGACGCGGAGATAGAGGCCGTCTCGCGGGTGTTCGCCATCCACCCGCTGGAACTCGAAGACGTGCGGAACGGCGTGCGGCCGAAGACCGAGGAGTTCCCCGACCACACGTTCGTCCTCGTGAAGGCGGCGTCGCTCAGGCGGGGGGAGACGACGTTCGACGAGGAGGTGCGGACGAAGTCCGTCGGCCTGTTCGTCGGGGCGGATTGGGTGCTCACCCTCACCGTCGAGGACGCCGCCGTGCCGGCCGTCGAACGCGTCTGGCAGTCCGTCGAGAACCGGGAGGGCCGCATCCTCGTCAACGGCCCGGATTTCGCGGCCTACCGCGTCATCGACCGCGTCGTCGACGACTACTTCGCCCTCTTGGACGACGTCGAGGACACCATCGAGGAGATAGAGGAGGGAGTGCTCGACGGACCGAACGAGGAGGTGCTCGACGGCCTCAACGCCGTCCGGCGCGACCTGCTGTCGTTCCGGAAGGTGGTGTGGCCGACCCGCGAGGCCGTCTCGATACTCGCCCGCGGCGACGCCGCGCACGTCCGCGAACCGACCGAGAAGTACTACCGCGACGTGTACGACCACCTCGTCGAGGTGGTCGACCTGACCGAGACGTACCGCGATTTGGCTCGGGGCGCCCGCGACATCTACCTGAGCGTCGTCTCCCAGTCGACCAACGAGGTGATGCGGCGCCTCACCGTCGTGGCGACCATCTTCATCCCGTTGACGTTCGTCGTCGGCGTCTACGGGATGAACTTCTCCGGGGCGGGGAACATGCCCGAACTGACGTGGCCGTACGCCTACCCGGCGGTGATGGTCGGAATGACCCTCGTCACGGCCGTCCTCCTCCTCTACTTCGACCGCGAGGGGTGGCTCTGA
- a CDS encoding rubrerythrin-like domain-containing protein has translation MSERSPFVCRDCGNRVSAGSFRSTCPDCGGELGPFDGPTRVTGD, from the coding sequence ATGAGCGAACGGTCACCTTTCGTCTGTCGCGACTGCGGGAACCGTGTCTCGGCGGGGTCGTTCCGGTCGACCTGCCCCGACTGCGGCGGAGAGCTCGGTCCGTTCGACGGACCGACGAGAGTCACCGGTGACTGA
- a CDS encoding glycoside hydrolase family 68 protein — translation MEDDSEARDATRRSFLKGVGSLGVAATTGLAAGSGSAAASLGYPDAADWTREQAEQIERTDDTTAPLIDDSVEQLSEEQYVWDTWPLRNRDGSLAKVNGYQVIFSLTATDDVVPGARHNLASIRYFYSHNGHDWQQGGEVFDADAALGHHQWAGSAMYDEETGDVNVFYTAVSAAPEYRQRLAVGTGASIETSGDGVEITDGFDHDIIAEADGELYQTLEQSRDQGIIYAFRDPWFFEDPETGAVYALFEGNTPIENPSEYTDWNGNVGVAKATGDGLDEWELQEPLVEAITVNQQLERPHVVVNDGNYYLFTISHKFTFAPGLTGPDGLYGFVADSLDGDYEPLNEGGLVVSNPESAPFQTYSWLALPMGDDLAVTSFYNFRETDSLQDVGSLPPEEQKRLFGGTLAPSLQVRIDGAETEIVREMKDGYFSPAIGAQQRGNGRAKQH, via the coding sequence ATGGAAGACGACAGCGAAGCGAGAGACGCGACTCGCCGTTCGTTCCTGAAAGGCGTCGGTTCGCTCGGCGTCGCCGCTACCACCGGCCTCGCCGCCGGGTCGGGGTCGGCCGCCGCCTCGCTCGGCTACCCGGACGCCGCGGACTGGACGCGCGAGCAGGCCGAACAGATAGAGCGGACGGACGACACGACCGCACCGCTCATCGACGACTCCGTCGAGCAACTCTCCGAGGAGCAGTACGTCTGGGACACGTGGCCGCTCCGAAACCGCGACGGGTCGCTCGCGAAGGTGAACGGTTACCAGGTCATCTTCTCGCTGACCGCGACGGACGACGTGGTACCGGGCGCCCGGCACAACCTCGCCAGCATCCGCTACTTCTACTCGCACAACGGCCACGACTGGCAACAGGGCGGCGAGGTGTTCGACGCGGACGCCGCCCTCGGCCACCACCAGTGGGCGGGGTCCGCGATGTACGACGAGGAGACGGGCGACGTCAACGTGTTCTACACCGCCGTCAGCGCGGCGCCGGAGTACCGCCAGCGACTCGCCGTCGGCACGGGGGCGTCCATCGAGACGTCGGGCGACGGCGTCGAGATAACCGACGGGTTCGACCACGACATCATCGCCGAAGCGGACGGCGAACTCTACCAGACGCTGGAGCAGTCGCGCGACCAAGGCATCATCTACGCCTTCCGCGACCCGTGGTTCTTCGAGGACCCGGAGACGGGAGCGGTGTACGCCCTGTTCGAGGGCAACACGCCCATCGAGAACCCCTCGGAGTACACCGACTGGAACGGCAACGTCGGCGTCGCGAAGGCGACCGGCGACGGATTGGACGAGTGGGAACTGCAGGAACCGCTCGTGGAGGCCATCACGGTCAACCAGCAACTCGAACGGCCGCACGTCGTCGTGAACGACGGGAACTACTACCTGTTCACCATCAGCCACAAGTTCACGTTCGCCCCCGGACTCACCGGTCCCGACGGTCTCTACGGCTTCGTCGCCGACTCGCTCGACGGCGACTACGAACCGCTGAACGAGGGCGGACTCGTCGTCTCGAACCCCGAGTCTGCGCCGTTCCAGACGTACTCGTGGCTCGCGCTCCCGATGGGCGACGACCTCGCGGTCACCAGCTTCTACAACTTCCGCGAGACGGATTCGTTGCAGGACGTCGGGAGCCTCCCCCCGGAGGAGCAAAAACGGCTGTTCGGGGGGACGCTCGCACCGAGCCTCCAGGTCCGGATAGACGGCGCGGAGACCGAAATCGTGCGCGAGATGAAGGACGGCTACTTCTCGCCCGCCATCGGCGCCCAGCAACGGGGCAACGGTCGGGCCAAGCAGCACTGA
- a CDS encoding YeeE/YedE family protein: MSDDDDGRGPAFTLVILLGGLVFGFGLGLSGMAKPEIVLGFLQFEDLGLLFVMGGAAVVSGVTFFGATRFLGRAPLTGRRYTRRLKTMDRNVPVGGAIFGVGWGLSGICPGAAYASVGVGNLPILWAVLGMFLGAYAQGFVRASRADEADAGTAASGD; this comes from the coding sequence GTGAGCGACGACGACGACGGGCGCGGACCCGCGTTCACCCTCGTCATCCTGCTGGGCGGACTCGTGTTCGGGTTCGGCCTCGGACTCAGCGGGATGGCGAAGCCCGAAATCGTGCTGGGCTTCCTCCAGTTCGAGGACCTCGGCCTGCTGTTCGTGATGGGCGGGGCCGCCGTCGTCTCCGGGGTGACGTTCTTCGGGGCGACGCGGTTCCTCGGCCGCGCGCCGCTGACCGGTCGCCGGTACACGCGTCGGCTGAAGACCATGGACAGGAACGTCCCCGTCGGCGGGGCCATCTTCGGCGTCGGATGGGGGCTCTCGGGCATCTGTCCGGGCGCCGCCTACGCGAGCGTCGGCGTCGGGAACCTCCCCATCCTGTGGGCCGTCCTCGGAATGTTCCTCGGGGCGTACGCGCAGGGGTTCGTCCGCGCCTCCCGCGCCGACGAGGCCGACGCCGGAACCGCCGCCTCCGGCGACTGA
- a CDS encoding YeeE/YedE family protein gives MDMMTLPLIAFADLFPRGVAQYAAGGLLIGLGVAVIYLGTGIIAGASTFLESTLSYVSDVPRFNRAKYLASRDWRVVFTLGIVGGGAVYALAFGEFGWTTDVQPWRLLGGGFLVGVGTRVGKGCTSGHGVCGVGSLSETSLVNVATFMAVAIGTAQVVAALGVSP, from the coding sequence ATGGATATGATGACACTCCCGCTTATCGCGTTCGCGGACCTGTTCCCGCGGGGCGTCGCCCAGTACGCCGCCGGTGGGCTACTCATCGGCCTCGGCGTCGCCGTGATATACCTCGGAACGGGCATCATCGCGGGCGCGAGCACGTTCCTCGAGTCGACGCTGTCGTACGTCTCGGACGTTCCCCGGTTCAACCGGGCGAAGTACCTCGCCTCGCGCGACTGGCGCGTGGTGTTCACGCTGGGCATCGTCGGCGGAGGGGCCGTGTACGCCCTCGCGTTCGGCGAGTTCGGCTGGACGACCGACGTGCAACCGTGGCGTCTGCTCGGCGGGGGTTTCCTCGTCGGCGTCGGCACCCGCGTCGGCAAGGGCTGTACCTCCGGGCACGGCGTCTGCGGGGTCGGGTCGCTCTCGGAGACGTCGCTGGTGAACGTCGCGACGTTCATGGCCGTCGCCATCGGGACGGCGCAGGTCGTCGCCGCGCTGGGGGTGTCCCCGTGA
- a CDS encoding heavy metal translocating P-type ATPase yields MNDHPSQNEARRETSDSVRCCRICRLEAGADARGDGAAASPDPHAGHGGREGRPTAEDVRSARERGSEHAGGHAETGDRTHRTAPETNGEPPEEAVEHGGGEHGEGEHEGHGSGHDGRGGGHEGHAAHTDHTGHERMFRRRFWVSLVLSIPVVFFSEFVQDVFGYAAPTFPGSAWITPVLSVVVFAYGGVPFLSMARTELTNREPGMMMLISLAITVAFVYSVASLFIEGTTPFFWELVTLIDIMLLGHWMEMRSVRQASGALDELAKLMPDTAERVTESGGTEEVPVSDLVVGDVVLVRPGASVPADGEVVEGESSVDESMITGESKPVDKESGSDVVAGTVNQDGSLRVRVTKTGEETTLAGIMRLVDEAQKSKSRTQLLADRAAGWLFYVALGVAALTAVAWVAVEGFEVAVLERVVTVLVIACPHALGLAVPLVVAINTSTAARNGMLIRDRIAMEEARNLDTVMFDKTGTLTKGEQGVVGVRVASETRQEDGEAVEAGDWDEERAFAVAAGVEGDSEHMIARAVRDAAEERGVRPARVSNFENLRGLGVKATVDGERSDPGDGETVHLGGPNLVEKLGVERSDAMVSFAAEAGANAQTVVYLIRGESEVAAAFALADVVREESRRTVEALHEMGIEVAMLTGDSEDVARAVAEELGIDQYFAEVLPEEKDTTVERLQSEGRLVAMVGDGVNDAPALTRADVGIAIGSGTDVAIESGDIVLVENNPLDVVRLIKLSKASYRKMQENLVWATGYNVFALPLAAGVLAPVGVLLSPAVGAVFMSLSTVIVAINARGLKRVDLST; encoded by the coding sequence ATGAACGACCATCCGAGTCAGAACGAGGCGAGACGGGAGACGAGCGATAGCGTCCGGTGCTGTCGAATCTGTCGGCTGGAGGCCGGCGCCGACGCGCGAGGGGACGGAGCGGCCGCGAGTCCCGACCCTCACGCCGGGCACGGAGGGCGCGAAGGGCGGCCGACCGCGGAAGACGTCCGCTCGGCCCGCGAACGCGGGAGCGAGCACGCGGGTGGTCACGCGGAGACGGGCGACCGGACGCACCGCACGGCGCCCGAGACGAACGGCGAACCGCCCGAAGAGGCGGTGGAGCACGGCGGAGGCGAACACGGAGAAGGCGAGCACGAGGGTCACGGGAGCGGCCACGATGGCCGCGGAGGCGGTCACGAGGGTCACGCGGCCCACACCGACCACACCGGCCACGAGCGGATGTTCCGGCGGCGGTTCTGGGTGTCGCTCGTCCTCTCGATTCCGGTCGTCTTCTTCAGCGAGTTCGTCCAGGACGTGTTCGGGTACGCCGCGCCGACGTTCCCCGGAAGCGCCTGGATTACGCCCGTGCTCTCCGTCGTCGTCTTCGCCTACGGCGGCGTCCCCTTCCTCTCGATGGCGCGAACGGAACTGACGAACCGCGAACCGGGGATGATGATGCTCATCTCTTTGGCCATCACGGTGGCGTTCGTCTACTCCGTCGCGAGCCTGTTTATCGAAGGCACGACGCCGTTCTTCTGGGAACTCGTCACGCTCATCGACATCATGCTCTTGGGCCACTGGATGGAGATGCGCTCGGTCAGGCAGGCGTCCGGCGCGCTGGACGAACTAGCAAAACTCATGCCCGACACCGCCGAGCGAGTGACGGAGAGCGGAGGGACGGAGGAGGTCCCCGTCTCGGACCTCGTTGTGGGTGACGTCGTCCTCGTCCGTCCGGGCGCCAGCGTCCCCGCCGACGGCGAAGTCGTCGAGGGGGAGTCGTCGGTCGACGAGTCGATGATAACGGGCGAATCGAAGCCCGTCGACAAGGAATCCGGGTCCGACGTCGTCGCCGGGACCGTGAATCAGGACGGCAGTCTCCGCGTCCGCGTAACGAAGACCGGTGAGGAGACGACGCTCGCGGGAATCATGCGCCTCGTCGACGAGGCGCAGAAGTCGAAGTCCCGCACTCAACTGCTGGCAGACCGGGCGGCGGGATGGCTGTTCTACGTCGCCCTCGGCGTCGCCGCTCTCACGGCCGTAGCGTGGGTTGCCGTCGAGGGGTTCGAAGTCGCCGTCCTCGAACGGGTCGTCACCGTCCTCGTCATCGCCTGCCCGCACGCGCTCGGCCTCGCCGTCCCTCTGGTCGTCGCCATCAACACCTCTACCGCCGCGCGGAACGGGATGCTGATTCGGGACCGCATCGCCATGGAGGAGGCCCGGAACCTCGATACGGTGATGTTCGACAAGACCGGGACGCTCACGAAGGGCGAACAGGGCGTCGTCGGGGTCCGCGTCGCGTCGGAGACGCGGCAGGAAGACGGTGAAGCCGTCGAGGCGGGCGACTGGGACGAGGAACGGGCGTTCGCGGTGGCCGCCGGCGTCGAGGGCGACTCCGAACACATGATCGCTCGCGCCGTCCGAGACGCCGCCGAGGAACGCGGCGTCCGACCGGCGCGGGTCTCGAACTTCGAGAACCTCCGCGGCCTCGGGGTGAAGGCGACCGTCGACGGGGAGCGGAGTGACCCGGGGGACGGCGAGACGGTTCACCTCGGCGGTCCTAACCTCGTCGAGAAACTCGGCGTCGAGCGGTCCGACGCGATGGTCTCGTTCGCAGCGGAGGCGGGCGCGAACGCGCAGACGGTCGTCTACCTGATTCGCGGCGAGAGCGAGGTCGCGGCCGCGTTCGCCCTCGCCGACGTCGTTCGCGAGGAGAGCAGACGGACCGTCGAGGCCCTGCACGAGATGGGCATCGAGGTGGCGATGCTGACCGGCGACTCCGAGGACGTCGCGAGGGCCGTCGCCGAGGAACTCGGCATCGACCAGTACTTCGCCGAAGTCCTCCCCGAGGAGAAGGACACGACGGTCGAACGGCTCCAATCGGAGGGGAGACTGGTCGCGATGGTCGGCGACGGCGTCAACGACGCGCCGGCGCTGACCCGCGCGGACGTCGGCATCGCCATCGGGTCGGGGACGGACGTCGCCATCGAGTCGGGCGACATCGTCCTCGTCGAGAACAACCCGCTCGACGTCGTTCGACTGATCAAACTCTCGAAAGCCAGCTACCGGAAGATGCAGGAGAACCTCGTCTGGGCGACGGGGTACAACGTGTTCGCGCTTCCCCTCGCCGCGGGGGTGCTGGCTCCCGTCGGCGTCCTCCTGTCGCCCGCCGTCGGTGCGGTGTTCATGTCGCTGTCGACGGTCATCGTCGCGATCAACGCCCGAGGGCTCAAACGGGTCGACCTCTCGACCTGA
- a CDS encoding sulfite exporter TauE/SafE family protein — protein sequence MEFLGLSPLLAVIFVGFGLLVGILFGFFGMGGSFLVTPALLVMGYPSTVAVGSGLAFVFGTSVIGALRHRNHGQVDYKLALIMTAAMTVGIEGGKRVVFFLDATGTADLVLSVAYVGLLAVVGLFTLRDARGSADTDSEGRTLADRVQSLRVPPMVTLRGDVRVSGWVIAAVGLVVGVLSGFLGVGGGFLLMPAMMYGLGVPAAVAVGTDILQITVSGAFGAFRYAQSGSVALPVVAALLAGSALGARIGAGATRLVEEGAIKGYFAAMLLAGSVAVAAKELGAAYGIELLSAVSIALIFGAAVLVSGAVVLAAVCRLRNDGTGTWCRFTAA from the coding sequence GTGGAGTTCCTCGGATTGAGCCCGTTGCTGGCGGTGATATTCGTCGGCTTCGGCCTGCTCGTCGGAATCCTGTTCGGCTTCTTCGGGATGGGAGGGTCGTTCCTCGTGACGCCCGCCCTGTTGGTGATGGGCTACCCCTCGACGGTCGCCGTCGGAAGCGGTCTGGCGTTCGTCTTCGGGACGAGCGTCATCGGCGCGCTTCGTCACCGGAACCACGGGCAGGTCGACTACAAACTCGCGCTCATCATGACCGCCGCCATGACGGTCGGTATCGAGGGCGGAAAGCGGGTCGTGTTCTTCCTGGATGCGACCGGGACGGCCGACCTCGTTCTCAGCGTCGCGTACGTCGGACTGCTCGCGGTCGTCGGCCTGTTCACGCTGCGCGACGCGCGGGGTTCGGCTGACACCGACTCCGAGGGACGCACCCTCGCCGACCGCGTGCAGTCGCTTCGCGTCCCGCCGATGGTGACGCTGCGCGGCGACGTCCGCGTGTCCGGGTGGGTAATCGCCGCGGTCGGACTCGTCGTCGGCGTGCTGTCCGGATTCCTCGGCGTCGGCGGCGGGTTCCTCCTGATGCCCGCGATGATGTACGGCCTCGGCGTCCCGGCCGCCGTCGCCGTCGGAACAGACATCCTCCAGATCACCGTCTCGGGGGCGTTCGGCGCGTTCCGTTACGCGCAGTCCGGGTCGGTCGCGCTCCCGGTCGTCGCGGCGCTGCTCGCCGGGAGCGCACTCGGCGCGCGCATCGGGGCAGGCGCGACGCGACTCGTCGAAGAGGGCGCCATCAAGGGCTACTTCGCGGCGATGCTGCTCGCCGGGAGCGTCGCCGTGGCGGCGAAGGAACTCGGGGCCGCGTACGGAATCGAACTCCTGAGCGCGGTGAGCATCGCGCTCATCTTCGGTGCGGCGGTCCTCGTCAGCGGTGCGGTCGTGCTCGCCGCCGTCTGCCGTCTCCGGAACGACGGGACGGGGACGTGGTGTCGGTTCACCGCGGCCTAA
- a CDS encoding heavy-metal-associated domain-containing protein encodes MATTIAVEGLSCEHRERAVEAALRGVDGVTAAAADRAGERANTRGMQTPRHSSDRSKTPGTPRTRSPVDRRRRVANERIGSRNRSRDAVEERREGTNRRERGETNP; translated from the coding sequence ATGGCGACGACGATCGCCGTGGAAGGACTGTCGTGTGAACACCGCGAACGGGCCGTCGAAGCGGCCCTCCGCGGCGTCGACGGCGTCACCGCCGCGGCCGCCGACCGCGCCGGCGAGAGGGCGAACACGAGGGGGATGCAGACCCCGCGGCACTCGTCCGACCGGTCGAAGACGCCGGGTACGCCGCGCACGCGTAGCCCGGTCGACCGGAGGCGCCGAGTCGCGAACGAACGAATCGGGTCGCGAAATCGGTCCCGAGACGCGGTCGAAGAGCGTCGCGAGGGAACGAATCGGAGAGAACGGGGCGAGACGAACCCATGA